TTGACTCGATGAAAATGGGCGCTGTGGACTACATCGCCAAACCCTTCGACCACGACGAAATGCTGCAAGCCGTGGCCCGCATCCTGCGTGATCGGCAAAATGCCCAAAGCGTACCCGCCGAGCGCCCTGCCAAACCGGGCATTGCCGACAAAAGCGCTGTGGATAACAGCAACGGTGAGATCGGCATCATCGGCTCCTGCCCACCGATGCTGGACATGTACAGCAAGATCCGCAAAGTGGCGCCAACCGACTCCAATGTCCTGATCCAGGGCGAATCCGGCACCGGTAAAGAACTGGTCGCACGCGCCCTGCACAACCTGTCCAAACGCGCCAAGGCGCCGATGATTTCAGTGAACTGCGCGGCCATCCCTGAATCACTGATCGAGTCAGAGCTGTTCGGCCACGAAAAAGGCGCGTTTACCGGCGCCAGCGCTGGCCGGGCCGGCCTGGTTGAAGCGGCCGACGGCGGCACGCTGTTCCTGGACGAAATCGGCGAACTGCCGCTTGAGGCTCAGGCCCGCCTGCTGCGCGTGTTGCAAGAAGGCGAGATTCGCCGCGTGGGTTCTGTGCAGTCACAAAAGGTCGATGTGCGCCTGATTGCCGCGACTCACCGTGACCTCAAGAGCCTGGCCAAGGTTGGCCAGTTCCGCGAAGACTTGTACTACCGCCTCCACGTCATCGCACTCAAACTGCCGGCTTTGCGCGAACGTGGCCCTGACGTCAACGAAATCGCCCACGCCTTTCTCGCACGCCAAAGCGCACGCGTAGGCCGTACCGACCTGAAATTCGCCCCCGATGCCGAACGAGCCATCAGCCACTACTCATGGCCGGGTAACGTTCGCGAGCTGGAAAACGCAGTCGAGCGTGCCGTGATCCTGTGCGAAAGCCCTGAAATCTCGGCCGAGCTGCTGGGTATCGATATTGAACTGAGCGACCTGCAAGACGACGATTTCATCGGCCTGGCCCCGCAACAGAGCATCGGTAACGGTAACACCAGCCTTGATCCGACCGAAGATCTGTCACTGGAGGACTACTTCCAGCACTTCGTGCTTGAGCACCAGGATCACATGACCGAGACCGAACTGGCCCGCAAACTCGGGGTCAGCCGCAAGTGCTTGTGGGAACGGCGCCAGCGCCTGGGTATTCCTCGGCGCAAAACAGGCGTACCGAGCGAAGGCTAGCGCACACAACGCGCAAAACTGTTACCGCAGATTAAATACGTAACAAAAGCCGGGTCTTACGGTAACGATGACCCGGCTTTTTTTTGCCCTGAAAAAAGTAAAAACCCTAGAAAACCCTTATTTTGCTGGGCCGCGCAAAAGTTGGCACGACACCTGCTATATGTATTTGTATAAGAACAATAAGAATCACAGCAACACACAATAAAAATAAGACGTATCGGCTCACGCATAACAAAAACAACACGGCGGAGGCGCAGCTAACTGATTCTTTTGGAGAGGTGTTGTCATTGGGGCTTGCCCCACGACTAGGCAGAGAACAACAAAACTGCACTTTAAAGCAGAGCCTGAACTAGTTGGATCACTGATCACATCAACACAGCGACCAAAGCAATCCGTTTGCTCTTATCTCCCGATTGGGAGGGTTACACAGGCAAAACCTCTGTAACCAGGGCGATTAACAAAAACAAAAAGCCCGCAATCAATAATAAAAATAGAGCACGTAACTAATTCTGGGGGAGCTTCGGCTCCCCTTGTGGTTTCTGCGATTTAACAAATCCTCTGAACGTCTAGCCCGCATCTCTTACCGCTTTTTCTGCTTGCAGCTTGCGGCTTCGCTCGCAAGAGAAGCTAAGCGTCCTACACCATCCCCTGACTAAATGCTAGAATCCCCGCCCATCATGCGGTCATTCTTCGTTTTGGCCGAACATTCCTTCAAACAGTGCATCCCATGCTGAAGAAGCTGTTCCAGTCACTCCGTTCTCCCAAGCGTCGTACGCAACAACTGCGCAGCACCCCTGAAGTGCTCAACAGCAGCCAACACTCGCTGCAACGTGCCCAGTTCAGCCGCTACGCGGTCAATATCGTCGAACGCCTGCAGAACGCCGGTTACCAGGCCTATCTGGTCGGCGGTTGCGTACGCGACATGCTGCTCAACATCACGCCAAAAGACTTTGACGTCGCCACCAGCGCGACGCCCGAGCAAGTGCGTGCCGAGTTTCGCAATGCGCGAATCATCGGTCGGCGCTTCAAGTTGGTCCACATCCACTTTGGTCGCGAAATCATTGAGGTCGCCACCTTCCGTGCAAACCACCCGCAAAACGACGAAGAGGAAGACAGCAACCAGTCCTCGCGTAACGAAAGCGGGCGTATTTTGCGCGACAACGTTTACGGCACCCTGGAAGAAGACGCCCAGCGTCGTGATTTCACGATCAACGCCCTGTATTACGACCCGGTCAGCGAGCGCATCCTCGATTACGCCAATGGCGTACACGATATTCGCAACCGCCTGCTGCGCCTGATCGGCGACCCGCAACAGCGCTACCAAGAAGACCCGGTACGCATGCTGCGTGCAGTGCGTTTTGCCGCCAAGCTCAACTTTGGCATCGAAAAACACACCGCCGCACCGATTCGTGAACTGGCGCCGATGCTTCGCGAGATTCCGTCGGCACGTCTGTTCGAAGAAGTGCTCAAGCTGTTCCTCTCGGGCAACGCTTCAGACACCTTTGAAATGCTGGTCGACCTCGAGTTGTTCGATCCTTTGTTCCCGGCCAGTGCCGAAGCTCTGGAACACAACCCGACGTACACCCACACCCTGATCAGCGAAGCCTTGCGCAACACCGATCTGCGGATCAAACAGGGCAAGCCGGTGACCCCGGCATTCCTGTTTGCTGCGTTGCTCTGGCCTGCCCTGCCGGCTCGCGTGGAGTACCTGCAAGATCGCGGCATGCCTGCCATCCCTGCCATGCAGGAAGCAGCGCACGAACTGATCGCCGAGCAATGCCAGCGCATCGCTATTCCCAAGCGCTTCACCATGCCGATCCGCGAGATCTGGGACATGCAGGAACGCTTGCCGCGCCGCAGTGGCAAACGCGCCGACATGTTGCTCGACAACCCGCGTTTCCGTGCCGGCTATGACTTCTTGCTGTTGCGCGAAAGCGCAGGTGAAGAGACCAACGGCCTGGGCAAATGGTGGACCGACTATCAGGACGCCAATGACAGCGGTCGCCGCGACATGATTCGCGACCTGAGCAACGCCAAGGAAGACGGCACAGGGCCTGCCCCGCGCAAACGTCGCCGCACCAGCGGTGCCAAGCGCAAACGCAGCGCAGCCGCGGACGAGTAAGCGATCGATGGAACGTATCTACATTGGAATGGGCAGCAATCTGGCTGACCCGGCAGATCAATTGCACAGTGCTGTCCAGGCATTGGCGCAATTGCCTGACTCCCGACTTGTCGGGGTTTCAGCGTTCTATCAAAGCGATTCGTTGCTGGCGGGTCAGCCACGCTACACCAATGCAGTGGCGGCCATCGACAGCACACTGGCACCTTTGGACTTGCTCGATGCGCTACAAGCCATCGAGCTTGACCAGGGCCGCGAACGTCACGAGCGCTGGGGCCCGCGCACCCTGGACCTGGATATCCTGCTGTTCGGCGATCACCTGATCGACGAGCCACGCCTCAAAGTCCCGCATTACCACATGCAGGCCCGCCCTTTCGTACTCTACCCGCTGGCCGAACTGGCCCCTGCCGGGTTGAAACTCGCCGACGGCCGCACTCTTGCCCAGCTATTGGCGGATTGCCCGTTTGTCGGTCTTGAACGTCTCGGCACCCAGCGCTGAAACGAATCAATAAGTGCGCAGTAACACCCAGAATTGACTTCCCGTGTCCTCGTCACGACTATAGGCATCCCGCTGCCGCCTACTGGGCGGCGCAATGTGAAAAGCAGGCTTTATAAGCACCCCTTTAAGCGGTGTGCCTGTTCATAACGATGAATCACACGCGTTACTCGCAGTGGTTATCACACTGCCTGACGAGGATCCTTTTCATGCCAGCTATTACCCTGACCACCCTGCAAAGCCTTAAGCAGAAAGGTGAAAAAATCACCATGCTGACGTGCTATGACGCCACCTTCGCCCATGCCTGTAATCAGGCCGGTGTTGAAGTGCTACTGGTAGGCGACTCCCTGGGCATGGTTCTACAAGGGCATGACAGCACATTGCCTGTGACGACCGCCGAAATGGCCTACCACGTGGCCTGCGTCAAACGCGGCAACCAGGACGCCCTGATTCTCGCCGACATGCCCTTTATGGCTAACGCGACACTCGAACAAACCCTGAACAACAGCGCCCTGCTGATGAAGGCCGGTGCGCATATGGTCAAAGTCGAAGGCGCGGTCTGGCTGGCCGAGTCGATTCGCGTCATGACCGAGCGCGGCATTCCGGTCTGCGCGCACATGGGCCTGACCCCGCAAACCGTGAACGTGCTGGGTGGCTACAAAGTGCAAGGCCGCAACGAAAATCAGGCCCGCCAAATGCGCGCCGATGCCATTGCCCTCGAGCAGGCGGGCGCGGCCATGCTGCTGCTTGAATGCGTACCGAGCGAGCTGGCTGCAGAAATCACCCACGCGGTCAAAATCCCGGTGATTGGCATCGGCGCCGGCAGCGAAACAGACGGCCAGGTCCTGGTGCTGCACGACATGCTCGGCCTGTCA
This genomic stretch from Pseudomonas deceptionensis harbors:
- the panB gene encoding 3-methyl-2-oxobutanoate hydroxymethyltransferase translates to MPAITLTTLQSLKQKGEKITMLTCYDATFAHACNQAGVEVLLVGDSLGMVLQGHDSTLPVTTAEMAYHVACVKRGNQDALILADMPFMANATLEQTLNNSALLMKAGAHMVKVEGAVWLAESIRVMTERGIPVCAHMGLTPQTVNVLGGYKVQGRNENQARQMRADAIALEQAGAAMLLLECVPSELAAEITHAVKIPVIGIGAGSETDGQVLVLHDMLGLSLTGRSPKFVKNFMTGQPDIHSALSAYVAEVKAVSFPGTEHGFSA
- a CDS encoding polynucleotide adenylyltransferase PcnB — encoded protein: MLKKLFQSLRSPKRRTQQLRSTPEVLNSSQHSLQRAQFSRYAVNIVERLQNAGYQAYLVGGCVRDMLLNITPKDFDVATSATPEQVRAEFRNARIIGRRFKLVHIHFGREIIEVATFRANHPQNDEEEDSNQSSRNESGRILRDNVYGTLEEDAQRRDFTINALYYDPVSERILDYANGVHDIRNRLLRLIGDPQQRYQEDPVRMLRAVRFAAKLNFGIEKHTAAPIRELAPMLREIPSARLFEEVLKLFLSGNASDTFEMLVDLELFDPLFPASAEALEHNPTYTHTLISEALRNTDLRIKQGKPVTPAFLFAALLWPALPARVEYLQDRGMPAIPAMQEAAHELIAEQCQRIAIPKRFTMPIREIWDMQERLPRRSGKRADMLLDNPRFRAGYDFLLLRESAGEETNGLGKWWTDYQDANDSGRRDMIRDLSNAKEDGTGPAPRKRRRTSGAKRKRSAAADE
- a CDS encoding sigma-54-dependent transcriptional regulator, with translation MPHILIVEDETIIRSALRRLLERNQYQVSEAGSVQEAQERFSIPSFDLIVSDLRLPGAPGTELIKLGQGKPVLIMTSYASLRSAVDSMKMGAVDYIAKPFDHDEMLQAVARILRDRQNAQSVPAERPAKPGIADKSAVDNSNGEIGIIGSCPPMLDMYSKIRKVAPTDSNVLIQGESGTGKELVARALHNLSKRAKAPMISVNCAAIPESLIESELFGHEKGAFTGASAGRAGLVEAADGGTLFLDEIGELPLEAQARLLRVLQEGEIRRVGSVQSQKVDVRLIAATHRDLKSLAKVGQFREDLYYRLHVIALKLPALRERGPDVNEIAHAFLARQSARVGRTDLKFAPDAERAISHYSWPGNVRELENAVERAVILCESPEISAELLGIDIELSDLQDDDFIGLAPQQSIGNGNTSLDPTEDLSLEDYFQHFVLEHQDHMTETELARKLGVSRKCLWERRQRLGIPRRKTGVPSEG
- the folK gene encoding 2-amino-4-hydroxy-6-hydroxymethyldihydropteridine diphosphokinase — encoded protein: MERIYIGMGSNLADPADQLHSAVQALAQLPDSRLVGVSAFYQSDSLLAGQPRYTNAVAAIDSTLAPLDLLDALQAIELDQGRERHERWGPRTLDLDILLFGDHLIDEPRLKVPHYHMQARPFVLYPLAELAPAGLKLADGRTLAQLLADCPFVGLERLGTQR